The following are encoded in a window of Penaeus monodon isolate SGIC_2016 chromosome 9, NSTDA_Pmon_1, whole genome shotgun sequence genomic DNA:
- the LOC119576791 gene encoding uncharacterized protein LOC119576791 — protein sequence MFWKKAEEWAPCIEAGIKELSGLVLDEVKKLNVKVQWQEDRKTITLNLSSRLNDLAFKWIFTLNRLSDDLFREHWIVPLVIQMHHMGIIIKQLNTDLKKKTEQLKDLTPDSKNNKIIGKTKKKDVIDASVEALMVEGNWTVLQDHLVNFPHIMKHLSSKRKRELEESENPPGAANTTAAANKGQKKCKEEEEEFKRLEREKEKERRAQIQEIQQGPPLTQAPNKKRRRN from the exons ATGTTCTGGAAAAAGGCAGAA GAGTGGGCACCTTGCATAGAAGCAGGCATCAAAGAATTGTCTGGTTTGGTGCTGGATGAGGTCAAGAAATTGAATGTGAAAGTGCAGTGGCAAGAAGACCGAAAAACCATCACCCTGAACCTGTCATCCAGACTCAATGACCTTGCATTTAAATGGATCTTCACATTAAACAGATTGTCTGATGACCTG TTTCGTGAACATTGGATAGTACCACTAGTTATACAAATGCATCATATGGGCATAATTATTAAACAGCTCAATACAGACCTTAAAAAGAAGACTGAACAATTGAAGGACCTTACAcctgatagtaaaaataaca AAATAATTGGTAAAACTAAGAAGAAGGATGTGATAGATGCCTCAGTAGAAGCATTGATGGTAGAAGGCAATTGGACTGTACTGCAGGACCATCTTGTCAATTTTCCACATATAATGAAACACTTATCAAGCAAAAG AAAAAGAGAGTTAGAAGAAAGCGAGAATCCACCAGGGGCAGCAAACACTACTGCTGCTGCCAATAAAGGTCAAAAGAAATGTAAGGAG gaggaggaagaatttaAGAGgctggaaagggagaaagagaaggaaaggagagccCAGATACAGGAAATTCAACAAGGACCACCATTAACACAAGCgccaaacaagaaaagaagaagaaactga